The following proteins come from a genomic window of Triticum aestivum cultivar Chinese Spring chromosome 6A, IWGSC CS RefSeq v2.1, whole genome shotgun sequence:
- the LOC123128740 gene encoding nudix hydrolase 3 encodes MAAPAPEERLDVLTAAGDKTGVSKPRSEVHRDGDYHRAVHVWIYCESTGELLLQRRADCKDSWPGQWDISSAGHISAGDSSLSSARRELQEELGIKLPVDAFELIFVFLHECVINNGTYTNNEYNDVYLVTTLTPIPLEAFTLQESEVSAVRYMHRDEYKSCLAAESGEYVPYDVNGQYGQLFSIIEERYKDNTESRSLTLQKQISRYAPIHLEPELTTLSEGDKEALGYILKASMVIDEIFYEQVWNSNTMLRDWLKAHADSSSLDSLKWAYYSINKSPWSCLDENKAFLSTADSAVKLLTDATKPISGWKGLEYRAAFPLDKPRGANFYPADMNKMEFDLWKSGLTDKEQKDATGFFTVIKRPDALLTTSVAQSDGPNQTNTSDDLFIVPYSMEYKASLEKAAELLLKASDCSDCPSLKNLLRTKANAFLSNDYYESDIAWMELDSNIDVTIGPYETYEDGLFSYKATFEAFVGVRDDVATSQVKLFGDQLEDLEKNLPLDNIYKSDNVSAAPIRVMNLLYNSGDVKGPQTIAFNLPNDERIVNERGTSMVMLKNISEAKFKNILKPIANACIREEQKEYVDFEPYYTHIVCHECCHGIGPHSITLPGGKKSTVRMELQECHSALEEAKADIVGLWALNFLINKGLLPKSLSKSMYVSFLAGCFRSIRFGLEEAHGKGQALQFNWLYDKGAFILHSDGKFSIDFTKVEEAVESLGREIMTIQAKGDKPAAQSLLQSRATLTQPLRVALEKIEHMQVPVDIAPIFGTASKLLANN; translated from the exons ATGGCCGCCCCGGCGCCGGAGGAGCGCCTCGACGTGCTCACCGCCGCCGGCGACAAGACGGGCGTCTCCAAGCCCAG GTCGGAGGTGCACCGGGACGGGGACTACCACCGCGCGGTGCACGTGTGGATCTACTGCGAGAGCACCGGGGAGCTGCTGCTGCAGCGCCGCGCCGACTGCAAGGACTCGTGGCCCGGCCAGTGGGACATCTCCAGCGCCGGCCACATCTCCGCCGGGGACTCCTCCCTCTCCTCCGCGCG GAGGGAGCTCCAGGAAGAACTAGGCATCAAGCTTCCAGTCGATGCTTTTGAGCTCATCTTCGTTTTTCTTCACGAATG CGTTATCAACAATGGGACTTACACCAACAATGAGTACAATGATGTTTACCTTGTGACGACTTTAACTCCAATTCCACTCGAGGCCTTCACTCTCCAA GAAAGTGAAGTATCTGCAGTTAGGTATATGCACCGTGACGAGTACAAGAGCTGCCTTGCAGCAGAAAGCGGAGAATATGTACCTTATGATGTGAATGGGCAATACGGCCAACTGTTCAGTATTATTGAGGAAAG GTACAAAGATAACACGGAGTCTCGCAGCTTAACCTTACAAAAGCAAATTAGTCGTTATGCTCCCATCCATTTGGAACCAGAG TTGACTACTCTATCTGAAGGAGACAAAGAAGCCTTGGGATATATTCTTAAAGCATCAATGGTTATtgatgaaatattttatgagcag GTATGGAATAGCAACACAATGCTAAGAGACTGGCTAAAAGCACATGCTGACTCCTCCTCCCTTGATAGTCTGAAGTGGGCATATTACTCTATTAATAAAAGTCCATG GTCCTGCCTTGATGAAAATAAGGCTTTTCTATCCACTGCCGATTCGGCTGTGAAATTGCTCACAGATGCCACCAAGCCAATTTCAGGATGGAAGGGGCTTGAGTATCGTGCAGCATTCCCTCTAGATAAGCCTCGTGGCGCGAACTTCTATCCTGCTGACATGAACAAAATG GAGTTTGATTTATGGAAAAGTGGACTAACTGATAAGGAACAAAAAGATGCAACTGGATTCTTTACTGTCATAAAACGGCCTGATGCTTTATTGACTACATCAGTAGCACAGTCAGATGGACCAAATCAAACCAATACTTCAGATGatctttttattgttccatattcCATGGAGTATAAAGCATCCCTTGAGAAAGCTGCCGAGCTTCTCCTTAAAGCATCAGATTGTTCTGATTGTCCAAG CCTGAAGAATTTGCTCAGAACCAAGGCAAATGCTTTTCTTTCAAATGATTACTATGAATCTGACATAGCTTGGATGGAGTTG GACTCCAACATAGATGTCACCATTGGCCCATACGAGACATATGAAGATGGCCTGTTTAGTTATAAG GCAACCTTTGAAGCATTTGTTGGGGTGCGGGACGACGTTGCAACTTCTCAAGTTAAACTCTTTGGTGATCAACTCGAG GATTTGGAGAAAAATCTTCCACTGGACAATATTTACAAATCAGACAATGTATCTGCTGCTCCAATTCGCGTGATGAATCTTCTTTACAACTCTGGG GATGTGAAAGGTCCTCAAACTATAGCTTTCAATTTGCCAAATGATGAGCGGATTGTGAATGAGCGAGGAACTTCAATGGTTATGCTTAAGAACATTTCAGAAGCCAA GTTCAAGAATATCTTGAAGCCTATAGCCAATGCCTGCATCAGAGAGGAGCAGAAAGAATATGTTGATTTTGAGCCTTATTATACACATATTGTTTGCCATGAGTGCTGCCATGGAATTGGACCTCATTCCATAACCCTTCCTGGTGGTAAAAAGTCCACAGTTAGAATG GAACTTCAAGAATGTCATTCAGCATTGGAGGAGGCAAAAGCTGATATAGTTGGTCTGTGGGCGCTGAATTTTCTTATAAACAAG GGGTTGCTTCCTAAGAGTCTATCAAAATCTATGTATGTTTCTTTCCTTGCTGGATGCTTCCGGTCGATTCGCTTTGGACTGGAAGAAGCTCATGG GAAGGGACAGGCATTGCAGTTTAACTGGTTGTATGACAAAGGAGCTTTTATCTTGCATTCTGACGGAAAATTCTCAATTGACTTTACAAAG GTCGAGGAAGCTGTTGAAAGCCTTGGCAGAGAGATCATGACGATACAGGCAAAGGGCGACAAGCCTGCCGCGCAGTCTCTCCTTCAGTCCCGTGCAACCTTGACGCAGCCGTTGCGTGTGGCATTGGAGAAAATCGAACACATGCAG GTGCCTGTTGATATAGCCCCTATATTTGGCACAGCCAGTAAGCTGCTCGCAAACAATTAA